Proteins encoded within one genomic window of Glycine soja cultivar W05 chromosome 1, ASM419377v2, whole genome shotgun sequence:
- the LOC114408110 gene encoding vacuolar protein sorting-associated protein 25-like isoform X3 — protein MQKLGGFKLPPFFNYPPYFTLQPVRDTREKQIQLWKDLILDFCKTQKIFVIGLEEEFPLFTNHGIERSLTHEAREAFLSALVSEGRAEWMDKGHRKCLILWYRLQDWADILIQFAKNNGLEDGVVTVEEIRTGTESQGTGTMCMIFPGG, from the exons ATGCAGAAATTGGGAGGGTTCAAACTACCACCTTTCTTCAATTACCCACCTTATTTCAC TTTGCAGCCAGTAAGAGACACGAGAGAGAAGCAGATACAACTATGGAAAGAtctaattttagatttttgtaAAACACAGAAGATATTTGTAATTGGGCTTGAAGAAGAATTTCCTCTATTTACAAATCATGGAATTGAAA GGTCTCTTACTCATGAAGCCAGAGAAGCTTTCCTTTCTGCATTAGTGTCTGAAG GACGTGCAGAATGGATGGATAAAGGACATAGGAAATGTCTTATTCTCTGGTATCGGCTTCAAGATTGGGCTGACATTTTAATACAGTTT GCAAAAAATAATGGGCTGGAAGATGGTGTTGTCACAGTAGAAGAAATACGAACAGGGACCGAATCTCAAGGAACAG gGACAATGTGCATGATTTTTCCTGGAGGATAA
- the LOC114408110 gene encoding vacuolar protein sorting-associated protein 25-like isoform X2 yields the protein MQKLGGFKLPPFFNYPPYFTLQPVRDTREKQIQLWKDLILDFCKTQKIFVIGLEEEFPLFTNHGIERSLTHEAREAFLSALVSEEWMDKGHRKCLILWYRLQDWADILIQFAKNNGLEDGVVTVEEIRTGTESQGTDLHGIDRTILNRALKLLEQKGKLVVFKGTSTDDEGVKFSI from the exons ATGCAGAAATTGGGAGGGTTCAAACTACCACCTTTCTTCAATTACCCACCTTATTTCAC TTTGCAGCCAGTAAGAGACACGAGAGAGAAGCAGATACAACTATGGAAAGAtctaattttagatttttgtaAAACACAGAAGATATTTGTAATTGGGCTTGAAGAAGAATTTCCTCTATTTACAAATCATGGAATTGAAA GGTCTCTTACTCATGAAGCCAGAGAAGCTTTCCTTTCTGCATTAGTGTCTGAAG AATGGATGGATAAAGGACATAGGAAATGTCTTATTCTCTGGTATCGGCTTCAAGATTGGGCTGACATTTTAATACAGTTT GCAAAAAATAATGGGCTGGAAGATGGTGTTGTCACAGTAGAAGAAATACGAACAGGGACCGAATCTCAAGGAACAG ATCTTCATGGAATAGATCGAACTATTTTGAATCGTGCACTGAAACTATTAGAACAGAAGGGAAAACTTGTGGTCTTTAAAGGAACTTCAACTGATGATGAAGGAGTTAAATTTTCTATATAa
- the LOC114408097 gene encoding uncharacterized protein LOC114408097, translated as MVLSKVVKKVTGRLEQMQPEAPKNTMQVVFMLAEAMRYGYTETLGTWNLFDLPTAIIHAVTDKDKKTVASECDERSDCVQLKAPGVLDELYEVKKLLTRAMLFSSRKRFGAFLFAAGFAKEDVLLRKRTARILKPAFTVIRDKESKCLFVFIRGTRSIKDTLTDAIAAPIPFSHRFISSDGKLRRNNTVSGHAHRGMVTAARWIRRHCTSTLLDAFQENPDFKIKIIGHSLGGGTAALLTFMLREMKQFSSCTCVTFGPAACMTLELAEFGKPFITSIINGYDIVPTLSASSVHDFIYKGRIKDKNILTAVGSRLSFAKAITGHAVTRCTQVVKKHQQRTQSLLPCSQRENIETSDDLVKASQSWETSCETLLTEEHVIIESVSDDEEYNSSSEGSDGDDDDSDDDKDKLSNIHAKDKEATTTKNITEEESVCPVPTSVNLDRHPLYPPGKIMHIVPENNNSNRKYPDKKRIYLYETPTQFYGKLRFSRGIILDHLTKKYLKKLQQLINQLEKEQSKFGGL; from the exons ATGGTTTTATCAAAAGTGGTTAAGAAGGTTACCGGAAGGCTTGAACAGATGCAGCCTGAGGCGCCCAAAAACACTATGCAAGTTGTGTTCATGTTAGCAGAAGCCATGAGGTACGGTTACACCGAGACACTGGGTACATGGAACCTCTTCGACTTGCCCACAGCCATCATTCACGCTGTCACGGACAAG GATAAGAAAACAGTTGCAAGTGAATGCGATGAAAGAAGTGATTGTGTGCAGCTGAAAGCCCCAGGAGTCTTGGATGAGTTATATGAGGTGAAGAAATTGTTGACACGGGCCATGCTTTTCAGTAGCAGAAAACGGTTTGGAGCATTTTTATTTGCTGCTGGATTCGCCAAGGAGGATGTCCTCCTAAGAAAGAGAACAGCTCGG ATTCTAAAGCCGGCATTCACAGTGATACGTGATAAAGAATCAAAATGTTTGTTTGTGTTCATCCGTGGAACTCGTAGCATAAAAGACACTCTCACAGATGCAATTGCTGCTCCCATCCCCTTCAGTCATAGATTCATTAGCAGTGATGGTAAGCTGAGAAGGAACAACACGGTTTCTGGACATGCACACCGTGGTATGGTTACTGCAGCTCGTTGGATTAGAAGACACTGCACCTCTACACTACTTGATGCTTTTCAAGAAAATCCCGACTTCAAAATCAAG ATCATTGGGCATTCACTTGGTGGTGGTACTGCTGCACTGTTGACATTTATGCTTAGAGAAATGAAGCAGTTCTCTTCATGTACTTGTGTAACGTTTGGACCAG CTGCGTGTATGACATTGGAGTTAGCCGAATTCGGGAAGCCCTTTATCACTTCCATTATAAATGGTTATGACATAGTGCCTACATTGTCAGCTTCTTCTGTTCACGATTTCATTTACAAG GGTCGGATTAAGGATAAAAACATCCTAACTGCAGTTGGATCTCGCTTATCATTTGCGAAAGCCATCACAGGACATGCAGTAACTCGTTGCACCCAG GTTGTGAAGAAGCATCAACAAAGAACTCAATCTTTGTTACCCTGCTCCCAACGTGAGAATATTGAAACATCAGATGACTTGGTTAAGGCTTCTCAATCATGGGAGACAAGTTGTGAAACTCTTTTGACTGAAGAACACGTAATCATAGAGTCTGTGTCGGATGATGAAGAATATAATTCTTCTAGTGAAGGATCTGACGGTGATGATGATGACTCAGATGATGATAAAGACAAATTGTCTAACATTCATGCTAAGGACAAAGAAGCAACCACAACAAAAAACATCACTGAAGAAGAGAGTGTTTGTCCTGTTCCAACATCAGTCAACTTGGATAGACATCCTCTTTATCCTCCAGGAAAAATCATGCACATTGTCcctgaaaataataattcaaaccGCAAGTATCCTGATAAGAAACGCATCTACTTATATGAAACACCTACACAATTTTATGGAAAGCTCAGATTTTCAAGAGGGATTATTCTGGATCATCTCACGAAGAAGTATTTGAAGAAGCTACAGCAATTAATCAATCAACTAGAGAAAGAGCAGTCCAAATTTGGCGGATTATGA
- the LOC114408110 gene encoding vacuolar protein sorting-associated protein 25-like isoform X1, whose amino-acid sequence MQKLGGFKLPPFFNYPPYFTLQPVRDTREKQIQLWKDLILDFCKTQKIFVIGLEEEFPLFTNHGIERSLTHEAREAFLSALVSEGRAEWMDKGHRKCLILWYRLQDWADILIQFAKNNGLEDGVVTVEEIRTGTESQGTDLHGIDRTILNRALKLLEQKGKLVVFKGTSTDDEGVKFSI is encoded by the exons ATGCAGAAATTGGGAGGGTTCAAACTACCACCTTTCTTCAATTACCCACCTTATTTCAC TTTGCAGCCAGTAAGAGACACGAGAGAGAAGCAGATACAACTATGGAAAGAtctaattttagatttttgtaAAACACAGAAGATATTTGTAATTGGGCTTGAAGAAGAATTTCCTCTATTTACAAATCATGGAATTGAAA GGTCTCTTACTCATGAAGCCAGAGAAGCTTTCCTTTCTGCATTAGTGTCTGAAG GACGTGCAGAATGGATGGATAAAGGACATAGGAAATGTCTTATTCTCTGGTATCGGCTTCAAGATTGGGCTGACATTTTAATACAGTTT GCAAAAAATAATGGGCTGGAAGATGGTGTTGTCACAGTAGAAGAAATACGAACAGGGACCGAATCTCAAGGAACAG ATCTTCATGGAATAGATCGAACTATTTTGAATCGTGCACTGAAACTATTAGAACAGAAGGGAAAACTTGTGGTCTTTAAAGGAACTTCAACTGATGATGAAGGAGTTAAATTTTCTATATAa
- the LOC114408085 gene encoding pentatricopeptide repeat-containing protein At1g31920-like, producing the protein MSGTSVLCQSHLLSLPNSPPQSSELNAKFNEQGWLSLLKRCKSMEEFKQVHAHILKLGLFYDSFCGSNLVASCALSRWGSMEYACSIFRQIEEPGSFEYNTMIRGNVNSMDLEEALLLYVEMLERGIEPDNFTYPFVLKACSLLVALKEGVQIHAHVFKAGLEVDVFVQNGLISMYGKCGAIEHAGVVFEQMDEKSVASWSSIIGAHASVEMWHECLMLLGDMSGEGRHRAEESILVSALSACTHLGSPNLGRCIHGILLRNISELNVVVKTSLIDMYVKCGSLEKGLCVFQNMAHKNRYSYTVMIAGLAIHGRGREAVRVFSDMLEEGLTPDDVVYVGVLSACSHAGLVNEGLQCFNRMQFEHMIKPTIQHYGCMVDLMGRAGMLKEAYDLIKSMPIKPNDVVWRSLLSACKVHHNLEIGEIAAENIFRLNKHNPGDYLVLANMYARAKKWANVARIRTEMAEKHLVQTPGFSLVEANRNVYKFVSQDKSQPICETIYDMIQQMEWQLKFEGYTPDMSQVLLDVDEDEKRQRLKHHSQKLAIAFALIQTSEGSPIRISRNLRMCNDCHTYTKFISVIYEREITVRDRNRFHHFKDGTCSCKDYW; encoded by the coding sequence ATGAGTGGGACATCTGTCCTTTGCCAATCCCATCTTTTGTCACTGCCAAATAGTCCACCCCAAAGCTCTGAATTGAATGCAAAGTTCAATGAGCAGGGATGGTTGTCTTTGCTCAAGAGATGCAAGAGCATGGAAGAATTCAAGCAAGTACATGCCCATATTCTAAAATTGGGTCTCTTCTATGATTCTTTCTGTGGCAGCAATCTTGTTGCCTCTTGTGCTCTATCTAGATGGGGCAGCATGGAGTATGCTTGCTCAATCTTCAGGCAGATTGAGGAACCTGGTAGCTTTGAGTACAATACCATGATTAGAGGAAATGTCAATAGCATGGATCTAGAAGAAGCTTTGTTGCTTTATGTTGAGATGCTTGAAAGAGGAATTGAACCTGACAACTTCACCTACCCGTTTGTGCTCAAGGCATGCTCTCTATTAGTTGCTCTCAAGGAAGGAGTGCAAATTCATGCTCATGTTTTTAAGGCTGGTCTTGAGGTTGATGTCTTTGTGCAAAATGGCTTGATTAGCATGTATGGCAAGTGTGGGGCAATAGAGCATGCTGGTGTTGTGTTTGAGCAAATGGATGAAAAGAGTGTGGCTTCGTGGAGTTCCATCATTGGTGCTCATGCTAGTGTGGAGATGTGGCATGAGTGCTTGATGCTTCTTGGGGACATGAGCGGCGAGGGACGCCATAGGGCTGAAGAGAGCATTCTGGTTAGTGCACTTTCTGCTTGCACTCATTTGGGGTCTCCTAATCTTGGAAGGTGCATACATGGGATCTTGTTGAGGAACATCAGTGAACTCAATGTTGTTGTGAAGACTTCATTAATTGATATGTATGTCAAGTGTGGGAGCCTTGAGAAAGGGCTTTGTGTGTTCCAAAATATGGCTCATAAGAATAGATACTCTTACACTGTAATGATCGCGGGGCTTGCCATTCATGGGCGCGGTAGGGAAGCTGTAAGAGTTTTCTCTGACATGCTGGAGGAAGGTTTGACACCAGATGATGTTGTCTATGTGGGTGTGTTAAGTGCTTGCAGTCATGCTGGTCTTGTCAATGAGGGTCTTCAATGTTTCAACCGCATGCAATTTGAGCATATGATTAAACCAACAATTCAGCACTATGGTTGTATGGTGGATCTTATGGGGAGAGCTGGGATGCTAAAGGAAGCCTATGACCTCATAAAAAGCATGCCAATTAAGCCTAATGATGTGGTTTGGAGGAGCCTTCTTAGTGCTTGTAAGGTTCACCATAACTTGGAAATAGGGGAGATTGCAGCTGAGAATATTTTCAGGTTGAATAAACACAATCCCGGGGACTATTTGGTGCTAGCAAATATGTATGCAAGGGCTAAAAAATGGGCTAATGTAGCCAGGATCAGAACAGAAATGGCTGAAAAACACTTGGTGCAAACACCTGGGTTCAGTTTGGTTGAAGCAAATAGGAATGTATACAAGTTTGTTTCGCAGGACAAGTCTCAACCAATATGTGAAACCATCTATGATATGATTCAACAAATGGAATGGCAGTTGAAATTTGAAGGCTATACACCAGACATGTCACAGGTGTTGCTTGATGTGGATGAAGATGAAAAGAGGCAGAGACTGAAACATCATAGTCAGAAGTTGGCAATTGCTTTTGCACTAATACAGACATCGGAGGGATCTCccataagaatatcaagaaatcTTAGGATGTGTAATGACTGTCATACTTACACTAAGTTCATTTCCGTGATCTATGAACGGGAAATTACTGTGAGAGACCGTAATCGCTTCCACCATTTCAAAGATGGAACTTGCTCATGTAAAGATTATTGGTGA